The Microcebus murinus isolate Inina chromosome 1, M.murinus_Inina_mat1.0, whole genome shotgun sequence genome includes a region encoding these proteins:
- the LOC142873128 gene encoding atypical chemokine receptor 2-like has product MAATASPLPFTTQDASSENSSFLYDYDYLEDVAFMLCTKDAVLSFGRVFLPVFYSLVFVLGLGGNLLLLVVLLRSVPRRRTAELYLLNLAVSNLLFVVTLPFWGISVAWHWVFGSFLCKVVSTLYTINFYSGIFFISCMSLDQYLEIIHARPQHRLRPRARSLLPAAMVWATALAVSVPDMVLVQTQENPKGVWNCHADFGGHGAAWKFFLRFQQNLLGFVLPLLAMVFFYSRIGCVLVRLRPPGQGRALRTAAALVVAFFVLWFPYNLTLFLHSLLDLHVFGDCEVSRRLDYALQVTESVAFLHCCFTPALYAFSSRRFRQHLKAFLATALGRHLAPGSAQAPQSTCSESSRLTAQEEETGMNALGDRQAEHSPSKGPWRIIQPE; this is encoded by the coding sequence ATGGCCGCCACCGCCTCCCCGCTGCCATTCACCACCCAGGATGCCAGTTCCGAAAACAGCAGCTTCCTCTACGACTATGACTACCTGGAGGACGTGGCCTTCATGCTGTGCACGAAGGACGCGGTGCTGTCCTTCGGCAGAGTCTTCCTGCCGGTCTTCTACAGCCTGGTCTTCGTGCTGGGCCTGGGCGGGAACCTGCTTCTTCTCGTGGTCCTGCTGCGCTCCGTGCCTCGCAGGCGGACGGCCGAGCTCTACCTGCTGAACCTGGCCGTCTCCAACCTGCTGTTTGTGGTGACCCTGCCCTTCTGGGGCATCTCCGTGGCCTGGCACTGGGTGTTTGGCAGTTTCCTGTGCAAGGTGGTGAGCACCCTCTACACCATTAACTTTTACAGCGGCATCTTTTTCATCAGCTGCATGAGCCTGGACCAGTACCTGGAGATCATCCACGCTCGGCCCCAGCACAGGCTGCGGCCCCGCGCCAGGAGCCTGCTCCCGGCCGCCATGGTGTGGGCCACGGCCCTGGCTGTCTCCGTCCCTGACATGGTCTTGGTGCAGACTCAGGAGAACCCCAAGGGCGTGTGGAACTGCCACGCAGACTTCGGCGGGCACGGGGCCGCTTGGAAGTTCTTCCTGCGCTTTCAGCAGAACCTCCTGGGCTTCGTGCTTCCCCTCCTGGCCATGGTCTTCTTCTACTCACGCATCGGCTGTGTCCTGGTCAGGCTGAGGCCGCCGGGCCAGGGCCGGGCTCTGAGGACGGCCGCAGCCCTGGTGGTGGCCTTCTTCGTGCTGTGGTTCCCGTACAACCTCACCCTGTTTCTGCACTCGCTGCTGGACCTGCACGTCTTCGGGGACTGTGAGGTCAGCCGGCGCCTGGACTACGCGCTGCAGGTGACGGAGAGCGTGGCCTTCCTGCACTGCTGCTTCACTCCCGCCCTCTACGCCTTCTCCAGCCGCCGCTTCCGCCAGCACCTGAAGGCCTTCCTGGCCACCGCGCTCGGACGCCACCTGGCCCCCGGCTCGGCCCAGGCTCCGCAGTCCACCTGCTCTGAGAGCAGCAGGCTCACTGCCCAAGAAGAGGAGACGGGTATGAATGCCCTTGGGGACAGGCAGGCTGAGCATTCCCCTAGCAAGGGGCCATGGAGGATAATCCAGCCTGAGTGA